A genomic region of Kribbella sp. NBC_00382 contains the following coding sequences:
- a CDS encoding DUF2469 domain-containing protein — protein sequence MSADDLEKYETDMELQLYREYKDVVGIFKYVVETERRFYLCNAVDLKVRTEGGDVYFEVTMADAWVWDVYRSARFVKNAKVVTFRDVNIEELAKSDLEVPKDSDFGR from the coding sequence ATGAGTGCAGACGACCTTGAGAAGTACGAAACCGATATGGAGCTACAGCTCTATCGGGAGTACAAGGACGTCGTCGGGATCTTCAAGTACGTCGTGGAGACCGAACGGCGCTTCTACCTGTGCAACGCGGTGGACCTGAAGGTCCGCACCGAAGGCGGCGACGTCTACTTCGAAGTCACCATGGCCGACGCCTGGGTCTGGGACGTCTACCGCTCGGCCCGCTTCGTGAAGAACGCCAAGGTAGTCACCTTCCGCGACGTCAACATCGAAGAACTCGCCAAGTCAGACCTGGAAGTCCCCAAAGACAGCGACTTCGGCCGCTGA
- a CDS encoding ribonuclease HII, with the protein MSALPRGSTIRRDAGLYGYERALRRVGLDPIAGVDEAGRGPCAGPLVAAAVILPDGKRGQIPELADSKLLTAKARDRCYEQIRSRALAWSVVSIEAAECDRLGMHVANVEALRRAIFLLDLRPQYVLTDGFGVDGLGVPGLAVWKGDRVAACIAAASVIAKVTRDRIMQHWHDVYPQYDFAIHKGYCTPEHQAALDEYGPCPQHRRRFENVRRSMRPDMGQNVSSPTGAESR; encoded by the coding sequence ATGAGCGCTCTACCGCGCGGCAGCACCATCCGGCGTGACGCCGGGCTCTACGGGTACGAACGTGCCCTGCGCCGGGTCGGCCTCGACCCGATCGCAGGCGTCGACGAGGCCGGCCGCGGACCGTGTGCCGGCCCGCTGGTCGCGGCCGCGGTGATCCTGCCGGACGGCAAGCGCGGTCAGATCCCCGAGCTCGCCGACTCCAAGTTGCTGACGGCGAAGGCACGTGACCGGTGCTACGAGCAGATCCGGTCACGCGCCCTGGCCTGGTCGGTGGTCTCGATCGAGGCGGCCGAATGCGACCGGCTGGGCATGCACGTCGCCAACGTGGAGGCGCTCCGCCGGGCGATCTTCCTGCTCGACCTGCGCCCGCAGTACGTGCTGACGGACGGCTTCGGGGTGGACGGGCTCGGCGTACCAGGTCTGGCAGTTTGGAAGGGGGACCGGGTGGCGGCGTGTATCGCGGCGGCCTCGGTGATCGCCAAGGTGACCCGGGACCGGATCATGCAGCACTGGCACGACGTGTACCCGCAGTACGATTTCGCGATTCACAAGGGGTACTGCACCCCTGAACACCAGGCGGCGCTGGACGAATACGGCCCGTGTCCACAACATCGACGGCGGTTCGAGAATGTCCGCCGCAGTATGCGGCCCGATATGGGACAGAATGTGTCCAGTCCCACCGGAGCGGAGAGCCGATGA